The window TCGAACAATGACAGACTGGAGTAAGAAGAATATGCAGATTGCAGAATATAAGGTAATACATTTAGTCTCTGAAAATGTACAAATAAATATGCAGTAGTCTTAATTCATAAGAATGTACCAATTTTAAAAATGATTACCTCTGGCAATGGTTTAGGGGTTGCAATATGTAGACCAGCAACTTCAACGTAGGCTGGGACTGTTGGCCTAGATTTGTGAATGCTGAAATGGCTGTTAATGAGTACCAAACTGGTGTTTTTCTTCAGTTCAGAAACAGGAGGTATATCGTCTCCGAAGTGCTGTCGTAACAAGAGGTCAATGGGCAATTCTGATAAATAGTACTGGCCCCACTTCGTTATAGCATAATATATAGTGTTTATTAATCTTTGTTTAAAGTTCATTTCAGAAGTATAAGAAAGAAAATAGTTAGGAATATAGGATGGGTTGTCAGGATTCATTAAGCGATCATTCACCCAGGGAGATAATGATGTTGAGATCACAGAAATAATAGGTATTTTCCACTTATGAGCAAGGGCTATCCAACAGTCACCACCAAGGAATCCTGTAATAAGTACATCGAATGTATCATTTGACTTCATTAAATCTTTCATCGCAGGGTGATTAAGAGAAGCTTCACAGCCTTCTAGATTCAAGTTCCAAACGAAGTTCATAAGCTCCAGAGAACGGAAATGCCGGACAAAATCCACAGTAAAGTTATTGACTACTGCAGGAAGCGAACCTTTTAGATTGATATCTGTATAGTTTGGGATCTTATTCTTCTGAGGGAAGTGACTGGCTACGTACACATCATGCCCTTTGGCTGCAAGACCTTTCAGCAGGTTCTCCAGAATAGAAAACTGACTTTTTCCATTGTAGTGAAAGATAGCTAGAATACGTGCACTCTCCGAGGTATGATAACTCGCTAACAGGACTAGAACTGTGAAAGCGTAACTCCACTGCATCTGAAATAAGAAAAAATGATTATCATTGTATTTCTCAAAAAGAAGAACTGTCATAAATTATTCAGTATTTCTAAAATACAATGGCAGATATTTGAATCAAGCATTATCCAGATCTACAATAAAAGCATCGAAAATTACAGGAATATATGCACATATTCAAGGAGAGACAGTGAAAAGTTACCGCACTATGTAGACGTCGGGGGAACAGATTGCCCACAGTCCATTACTAGACTCACCAGTAAGCAGCGGCAGCGCGAGCAGGCGATCAATCTCTTAACATGTTGTATGCCTAGATCTTACTTTTCAACAAAGCAGCTGTTAAAATCATGTTCATTGCTCTCTATAGAAATTGCATTGCCGAAATAATTACGGAAATACTCCTTGTACTTCAACTTCTAAAACGTCACGTATCAGTCGTCTTCATGAAACAGTTACCTCAGAACCTTTCGTGCAAAACATACACCAGCCATTCTTTGAAATATTGACTGAGGAAGAAAGGCAGTATGCCTACTTCAAACAGGGAAACGCTCCTGCCCATACAACTCACTATTTACACTATTCAAATGCATTAGAACAGGTGATCGATGAGCGAATAATATTAGCCATGGACTTAGGCCCCCTTGTTCCCCTATTTACCTGTCTGTGATTTTTCTTTTTGGTGGCGAACCTTAAAATAGAAAGTGTACGATAAAAATCCCCGTACTCTTGAAGCCCTGGAGGATGAAATCTGGAACATTACAATACTGCAGTTACCAACATAACAACTTGCCGTCAGAAACGTTTTCACTGCACGTAAAATAGTTAGGTACTGGGCTACAATGTGCCATGTGGGCGAGTCAATATATCAATCGACTTTGATATCGATTCTATCATGGATGGCGTCGACTCTTTGAGTGGTGGGCTATGAACTAAATATAATGTGTTAATCTGAATACCATTTAAATACAAATATGGAAACCGAATACagcataaaataaaatactgcACGTTAAAAAGGCGGAATTGTTTCACGAATTAGTTTCGAATCACTTTCTGTTAATCAAATAGCTATTACCTGTCTCAGTTTCATTCTTTAccttgacattatgaaagtgactgaggaatgaacACTACCAGTAACGCATTACCTGTACACAAGGAAGCTTGCCTATTATGGTGATTACGGTTGGTTGGTGTAAGGCACGGTAGCTAaaaagagacggtaggtgtcacgtgCAGCCGGCCAGGAGCttgtgacgtcagcggaccgtggaccgtctgccaggcgctgtaacttactgaAAATCAGCGTACCGAGCACCTCGCTTATGTTCCATAACACAATTACGTTTATGTTGTAATAAAGAAATTCACATGAAAACCACCAAGATATTGCACAGaactattgttgttattattttgtttgtgtgctttcgtaaatattgcagatgTACTTTGAAACCCAGAATAATGAGAccttttgctaatatgtttaaaCATGTTTTAAATGTACCAATACAGTATaccggaaatgttagtatttaaAGCTCCCAATCCTATACACGTACAGATTTTAAAAATCAGAGCTtaaaaatcaagaaataatattaaccgaaacaggctgtggattttcaaaatcTGTAAATAAAGTACAtaagattaaatactgcatgttgttactttcCCTGAAAATATTAAGTACTATACTAATATTATTGCTTTTTTATTGctagaaatatataataataataataataataataataataataataataataataattgtaccggttggtacacctccacgccgcactttggaattttccgccttaaagtactcccctacagcagaaactcggaactttaaaaactgaattatctcaacaatttctcagaagatgtcactgtgttaatttcgaactgcttttgtttactaattatcaagaagtgtggacattctctgatagatgtttctacaaaaactatgaccatgcaccctggtgcgaaggggtagaactttatttgaagaaattttgtattcataagtttgttgcTTACTAAATTTAGTTCTTTCTTTTGTGGGTTGcaaatataaatcttttctttccgccagttttgaagttagccaatcaataatttctgtcattaattttcagccaattgtgtctttcttctccaattttgatgtgtaactgtaagctacccaataaacgactttctgtgtgtcttaattattcatgaaaggtctcgaatcttccccgagagcataaaaactgctgattttcctggctctccgccacttcaacaacatctagcttagtgtacggaagtatagcagggggcgggtagctcttcttccttcgggcagcagctcttcaacaaaggttatggccgtttaacatctttatttcttgctagctcagcagcttaacactcggggaaggttcgaaaccttttcaatgtaaccaaCCTGTCTAGAAATGTAACTTAGCGCCGGCTTATGTAATTTtttttattactttaactgtaaatctgggatagagtgtgctttaccctctcgagctccccttcatttacgatttgaggtgactacgttttcataaccgattttcttcatGTGTTAGAAaaatttcttatacgagtcacctccctagtttgggaatagcccctgtgtcatcggcctagtgccccttaggttttataatgtttcatgtaggagtgcaagcaacgcctccatcatcttggtattttggaccatttaattattcttttcttttcttttaaggccctgtaggctgggtacgagatacacctgtttaattcttgtaagttgtgccttgatgacaagtgattgtaaagtatagtattgcctttaataggcttgaaagattgagagcgggtgaGCTCTTTccggtgttttgaaaggtgcctctaggaggctagacattactaggtgggagcaagtgctccatgtaattaggggttttctgccctttggtaatttgtggttgtgagctgagagctcaggaattataaaacttggggctcgaagcccagatcttgtaatgatcccctaaaattTGTGCTTTCctgctctggtttataaattataccttgtacctgattttggcttgttgttgatttgtgacttgttgaattttgaaagtctatatgaaaattgttaaattctgaaaatataacctttatggaaattttaattcatctttcggacttgtagctagacccatttcagcccgcaccttctttcacctctgcattccacgggtaaacccataataataataataataataataataataataataataataataataataataataacaatattgaaaaaccAGTAGAGCATAAGCCCTATTTGACAAAATTATATTAGGGctgggatggtttgtacagcctgccACCGCACACCACAGCATTTTGATATCACAAACGcgacatatacactggaattcacttcattCACGAACGACATGAAAAAGTTCACGACTTTTAAGACAGTGATCAGCGTATTTTCATGTGCTGTAAATTTTCAAATCACGAATCTACCAAGAGAGTAAGAAGAGAATTACACGAACAATTTAGCTGAAGCACAAGCGTAATAAAATCATGGAAGTTATGAATACATTCAAAACTGTGGGTTCATTCTAATTAGAACGGGTTAAACAACCAACTGCCTTAAACGATGAAAACATTCAGGGTATTTGTGAAAGACTTTAGCGATCCCACCGAAAATAAGAAAACTGGCTCAGAAAAGTTAGCTTTCATATTCTTCTGCACGGCCGGAGGAAAGAAAACTGGAATTTAAGACTTACACAATCTCAGAATTGCAAAGTGAAAAATAAGAGATCCACTTGCAAGAACACATTAATGCAATGGCATCCTTCTCTTCGTCGACAGTGGTTAATGAAATCTTGAATTAATGCTATTTCCTGATGAGGCGTGGTTTCATTTACATGCATGTGTAAattctaaaaataatatttttacgtgaGAATCCAATAATTATTCATAAAACTCCAATTTCTGACCTTAAAATAGGAGTTCGTTGCGCTATTAGTGCCAAAAGAATTTTAGGCACAATTATTTTAAACGACACTATTCATTCTGACCAATATGTAGAATTAATACTGAATTAGTTCTTTCCCCAACTGAACGAACATGTAACGCCACCCGCGTATATCCAGAAAGGCGTGGCAAATATCACTTTTAATTCAATAAatgcattgttttttttttccaGGAAGAGAATAATTAGTGCAGGTTTATGGCCAGCTGGATCTCCTGATTTAATGCCATTCAATTTCTATTTATTGTGTAGTTTTAAATATAGACCACCgttgatgaacttaaaaatataatttacacTGAAATTTTGAAGATGAGGCTGATTTGCAGGGTGTGAACCGAAATACGATCACACGCTACAAAGCTTGTATACAGGATGAGGATAGCTTTTCAACATTTGTTGTGATGGGGTAAGTTTTTCTGTCTGTTTTTCAATCTGGTTATCCATTCATTGATGGTGATGGGTTTTCTACGGTCGTACGGTTACGGTGTGACGGAGACCACACTGTCGTTTACAGACACGCggcatgcaggaaggacggcaacTCTTTGCTGGACCTCCACCATCAACATGGAGATTCCAACTGCTCTTGAACATCTGGAAGAAATAAATGATCACCATGCTGTTCTTCCAAATACGTCGGTACTAAACCTTTCGACAGGTATATACAGCAGAAATATATTATCTCAGATTTGTCGGTAGCATGACCATTAGACTCTTCTTTACAGGGTTGCATACGGGCTCTTCAGTACTTGCTGACGTATCCTATACGTATTCAGCAATATCCTAACTACTTGCAATGAAAGTTTTATATAGgctaattaaattattttaataggAAGAAAACAATATTATGACGATAAACATGTAACGAAATTTGAGACGAGCTTGATGGTTTCATGAATTAAAGTGTTAATAAATGGGAAAATAAACGAAATGCGGTCGCACCATTTCAGGAAGTATTGATTTAACTGCCTGAAGGACTATTTAAATTGGAAACGATTCATTTAAGTTAGGATGATCAGTAAGAAAAACTCTGGACGTTCCTCTGGTTCGGCTTTTTACGTACAACTGGGTTACATACTTCATTCagcattcattataattattatcattaattgacccgattcattacattttatattctgattttcatcatgtATATTGTACTATTAATTATGTATCATGCAACTGATTTTATTTAATCGGCAATGAGGGAATTGTTTGCAACCAGTATGTATTTTGTAAATAAGTGggatttgttgatttgaaaacaAAGTAATATTGTAACTAGTAACAGAAGGT is drawn from Anabrus simplex isolate iqAnaSimp1 chromosome 1, ASM4041472v1, whole genome shotgun sequence and contains these coding sequences:
- the LOC136865245 gene encoding UDP-glycosyltransferase UGT5-like isoform X1; this encodes MMFQMQWSYAFTVLVLLASYHTSESARILAIFHYNGKSQFSILENLLKGLAAKGHDVYVASHFPQKNKIPNYTDINLKGSLPAVVNNFTVDFVRHFRSLELMNFVWNLNLEGCEASLNHPAMKDLMKSNDTFDVLITGFLGGDCWIALAHKWKIPIISVISTSLSPWVNDRLMNPDNPSYIPNYFLSYTSEMNFKQRLINTIYYAITKWGQYYLSELPIDLLLRQHFGDDIPPVSELKKNTSLVLINSHFSIHKSRPTVPAYVEVAGLHIATPKPLPEDLDKFLSEAPDGVIYFSFGSLIKCETLPKEKLQAFIDVFKLLPQRVLWKIDGSLVKGLPPNVKTSNWLPQLDVLAHPNVRVFISHGGLMGSLESVYAGVPVVGIPLFFDQLQNVEYLLNIGIARKVDYEDIRKDTVYFALKSVLEDPSYKRTAKLISERFRDRPQSALETAIFWTEYVIRHGGGAHLRSVAVDMPMYQYLLLDVIAVIILGPVSLLVLMWFMCKRTARFIFASEEDKKGVSKKKD
- the LOC136865245 gene encoding UDP-glycosyltransferase UGT5-like isoform X3, whose product is MFSMQWSYAFTVLVLLASYHTSESARILAIFHYNGKSQFSILENLLKGLAAKGHDVYVASHFPQKNKIPNYTDINLKGSLPAVVNNFTVDFVRHFRSLELMNFVWNLNLEGCEASLNHPAMKDLMKSNDTFDVLITGFLGGDCWIALAHKWKIPIISVISTSLSPWVNDRLMNPDNPSYIPNYFLSYTSEMNFKQRLINTIYYAITKWGQYYLSELPIDLLLRQHFGDDIPPVSELKKNTSLVLINSHFSIHKSRPTVPAYVEVAGLHIATPKPLPEDLDKFLSEAPDGVIYFSFGSLIKCETLPKEKLQAFIDVFKLLPQRVLWKIDGSLVKGLPPNVKTSNWLPQLDVLAHPNVRVFISHGGLMGSLESVYAGVPVVGIPLFFDQLQNVEYLLNIGIARKVDYEDIRKDTVYFALKSVLEDPSYKRTAKLISERFRDRPQSALETAIFWTEYVIRHGGGAHLRSVAVDMPMYQYLLLDVIAVIILGPVSLLVLMWFMCKRTARFIFASEEDKKGVSKKKD
- the LOC136865245 gene encoding UDP-glycosyltransferase UGT5-like isoform X4; its protein translation is MQWSYAFTVLVLLASYHTSESARILAIFHYNGKSQFSILENLLKGLAAKGHDVYVASHFPQKNKIPNYTDINLKGSLPAVVNNFTVDFVRHFRSLELMNFVWNLNLEGCEASLNHPAMKDLMKSNDTFDVLITGFLGGDCWIALAHKWKIPIISVISTSLSPWVNDRLMNPDNPSYIPNYFLSYTSEMNFKQRLINTIYYAITKWGQYYLSELPIDLLLRQHFGDDIPPVSELKKNTSLVLINSHFSIHKSRPTVPAYVEVAGLHIATPKPLPEDLDKFLSEAPDGVIYFSFGSLIKCETLPKEKLQAFIDVFKLLPQRVLWKIDGSLVKGLPPNVKTSNWLPQLDVLAHPNVRVFISHGGLMGSLESVYAGVPVVGIPLFFDQLQNVEYLLNIGIARKVDYEDIRKDTVYFALKSVLEDPSYKRTAKLISERFRDRPQSALETAIFWTEYVIRHGGGAHLRSVAVDMPMYQYLLLDVIAVIILGPVSLLVLMWFMCKRTARFIFASEEDKKGVSKKKD